A single region of the Acidobacteriota bacterium genome encodes:
- the alr gene encoding alanine racemase, producing the protein MTADARARVEIDLGALAGNLRLIRRAVGGTGVFGVVKADAYGHGAVAVSFELERLGIDGLAVSRVSEVGELRRSGVRSPLLLLGGPASIEELARAVEWNATPVLTRREQIADWSAWRRRSSGSATPLGVVVELDTGMSRYGVPLDEWPLVLQEVRSAPELRLAGLMSHLAESELPKSGFTALQEQRFAAAVEALGPEERENVSLHLSNSAGALRRVSARWDAVRVGGALYGLDLASAADPSPASGLRPVMRVVAPILDLRQVPAGTGVGYRRTWKAPRDATIGLVPVGYGDGFSTALGAGDVLVSGVRCPLAGQVSMDSLTVDVTGVPGVMVGDECVLLGSQGDERIEVAELAARAGVAAYEVWCGFERRLPRKVLDPGRPREGGRGR; encoded by the coding sequence CTGACCGCGGACGCTCGCGCCCGGGTCGAAATCGACCTCGGCGCGCTGGCCGGCAATCTGCGACTGATTCGGCGGGCCGTTGGCGGGACCGGAGTCTTCGGTGTGGTCAAGGCGGACGCCTACGGTCACGGAGCGGTGGCTGTGAGCTTCGAGTTGGAGCGGTTGGGCATCGATGGGTTGGCCGTTTCTCGCGTCAGCGAGGTCGGGGAACTGAGGCGATCCGGCGTAAGGAGTCCGCTGCTGCTCCTGGGTGGACCAGCGTCGATCGAGGAACTCGCCCGCGCCGTCGAGTGGAACGCGACGCCGGTACTCACGCGTCGAGAGCAGATCGCCGACTGGTCGGCCTGGCGCCGGCGGTCGTCCGGCAGCGCCACGCCACTCGGTGTCGTCGTCGAGTTGGACACGGGCATGAGCCGCTATGGCGTGCCGCTCGATGAGTGGCCGCTCGTGCTCCAGGAGGTTCGGTCGGCGCCAGAACTGCGACTGGCCGGCTTGATGTCCCACCTGGCGGAATCGGAGCTGCCGAAAAGCGGCTTCACGGCTCTCCAGGAGCAGCGGTTTGCAGCGGCTGTCGAGGCTTTGGGCCCGGAGGAGCGCGAGAACGTATCCCTTCATCTCTCGAACTCTGCCGGCGCACTCAGACGGGTTTCCGCGCGCTGGGACGCGGTGCGTGTGGGTGGGGCGCTCTACGGCCTCGATCTGGCCTCGGCCGCCGATCCCTCGCCGGCGTCCGGGCTGCGCCCGGTGATGCGTGTCGTGGCGCCCATCCTCGATCTTCGCCAGGTCCCGGCCGGTACCGGCGTCGGCTATCGCCGCACCTGGAAAGCGCCGCGTGACGCGACGATCGGCCTGGTGCCGGTTGGCTACGGCGACGGATTCAGCACCGCGCTCGGCGCTGGCGACGTGCTCGTGAGCGGTGTTCGCTGCCCGCTCGCGGGTCAGGTCAGCATGGACTCTCTGACCGTCGACGTCACCGGCGTTCCAGGAGTCATGGTGGGAGACGAGTGCGTCCTGCTCGGCTCCCAGGGAGACGAGCGGATCGAGGTCGCCGAACTCGCCGCTCGCGCTGGTGTCGCGGCGTACGAAGTCTGGTGCGGCTTCGAGCGCCGGCTGCCGCGGAAGGTCCTCGACCCTGGGCGCCCTAGAGAAGGGGGTCGCGGCCGGTGA
- a CDS encoding CarD family transcriptional regulator codes for MFRVGEKVVYPNHGVSVVERIALSAPDGGEKQTYYHLRVLGNDSKVMVPEENLDRVGLRRLAKVREIKDLLRLIEDGNIDVYKDWKGRYKQNLDKMRTGSLTDAAQVLKNLRLVSQKKSLSFREKKMYEKAKYFIVSEVLHVREIGEEEAEVLVEKALTGSLEKISKAKAS; via the coding sequence GTGTTCCGAGTCGGTGAGAAGGTCGTGTATCCGAACCATGGCGTGAGTGTGGTGGAGCGCATCGCTCTGAGCGCCCCGGACGGCGGCGAGAAGCAGACGTACTACCACCTGAGGGTGCTGGGGAACGACTCCAAGGTCATGGTGCCCGAGGAGAACCTCGATCGCGTGGGCCTGCGGCGTCTGGCCAAGGTGCGGGAGATCAAGGACTTGCTGCGGTTGATCGAGGACGGCAACATCGACGTCTACAAGGACTGGAAGGGCCGGTACAAGCAGAACCTCGACAAGATGCGGACCGGTTCCCTGACCGACGCTGCCCAGGTTCTCAAGAACCTGCGCCTCGTGAGTCAGAAGAAGAGTCTGTCGTTCCGCGAGAAGAAGATGTACGAGAAGGCGAAGTACTTCATCGTCAGCGAGGTTCTGCACGTCCGGGAGATCGGCGAAGAGGAAGCGGAAGTGCTGGTCGAGAAGGCGCTCACCGGCAGTCTCGAGAAGATCTCCAAGGCGAAGGCCAGTTGA
- a CDS encoding enoyl-CoA hydratase/isomerase family protein → MSGSAAGNGEVTVAVGDDLVAEVEIHRPPNNFFDQDLIATLAATIEDLDERDDCRAVVLCSEGKHFCAGANLNASRPATGTPQRHLYDEAVRLFETRTPVVAAIQGAAVGGGLGLALMPDFRVACAEARFAANFARLGFIQGFGLTVTLPRLVGRQRAMELLYTGRRVKGEEAFRIGLCDEFVAREEVRTRARALAREIAASAPLAVRSIRQTLRGQLASEIRAATDHEKVEQDRLRQTADFAEGVRAMTQRRQPRFTGA, encoded by the coding sequence ATGAGCGGCAGCGCCGCCGGAAACGGCGAAGTCACGGTTGCGGTCGGCGACGACCTGGTCGCGGAGGTGGAAATCCACCGTCCCCCCAACAACTTCTTCGACCAGGACCTGATCGCCACCCTGGCGGCGACGATCGAGGATCTCGACGAGCGCGACGACTGCCGCGCCGTCGTGCTCTGCTCGGAGGGCAAGCACTTCTGTGCCGGAGCGAACCTGAACGCGTCGCGCCCTGCCACCGGGACACCGCAGCGACACCTATACGACGAGGCAGTGCGGCTGTTCGAGACCCGCACCCCGGTCGTTGCAGCGATCCAGGGCGCGGCCGTCGGCGGCGGTCTCGGACTGGCCCTGATGCCGGACTTTCGCGTCGCCTGCGCGGAGGCACGGTTCGCCGCGAACTTCGCGCGCCTCGGCTTCATTCAGGGCTTCGGGTTGACCGTCACCCTCCCCCGCCTGGTCGGTCGCCAGCGGGCAATGGAGCTGCTTTACACCGGCCGCCGGGTCAAGGGCGAAGAGGCGTTTCGGATCGGCCTCTGCGACGAGTTCGTCGCCCGCGAGGAAGTGCGCACACGGGCCCGGGCGCTGGCGCGTGAGATCGCGGCCTCGGCGCCGCTCGCGGTGCGATCGATCCGCCAGACGCTCCGCGGACAGCTCGCTTCGGAGATCCGCGCCGCCACCGACCACGAGAAGGTCGAGCAGGACCGCCTGCGGCAAACCGCGGACTTCGCGGAGGGCGTGCGGGCGATGACACAGCGCCGTCAGCCGCGGTTCACCGGCGCCTGA
- a CDS encoding FeoA family protein — translation MDRTLADVADASDGRLLEIAEVTGTGADSRRLREIGFCTGAPVRFIRRAPLGDPAMYELRGALLSLRRSEARRIRVHRAGA, via the coding sequence ATGGACCGAACCCTGGCCGACGTGGCCGACGCCAGCGACGGGCGGTTGTTGGAGATCGCTGAGGTAACCGGCACCGGCGCCGACAGCCGACGCCTCCGGGAGATCGGCTTCTGCACCGGAGCACCGGTACGGTTCATTCGCCGGGCACCGCTCGGCGACCCCGCGATGTACGAGCTTCGCGGCGCGCTCCTCAGTCTACGCCGCAGCGAGGCGCGGCGGATCCGGGTCCATCGGGCAGGCGCGTGA
- a CDS encoding ferrous iron transporter B: MTTLVRLRPTAPPKRPGRVAILGAPNSGKTTLFNALTGHRAKAGNYPGVTVDRREGDLQRRFGADDVRLVDLPGVYSLQPQSEDETVAVRVLEGGFGEPAPDGVVVVVDATTIERGLPLLAEAAALGLPVCVALTMIDELKARHGEIDPAELEQELGVPVLGVVGNRGLGIDDLGALVSAPWDWTGSPSLSQGAEAKTPEDRFAWARTILGACRRQAPEPNRWTRRLDRFLLHPVIGSAVFLTFVAFFFQAIFTWATPAMDFLSGLMDGLADQVLVALPDTAVTRLVADGVIRGVGAVIVFLPQIVLLFTVILFLEACGYMARAAFVVDRVMGWVGLEGRCFIALLSSYACAVPGIMATRTIPSPRDRLTTILVAPFATCSARLPVYLLLIAAFIPADPVLGPFTWQGLTLMGLYFLGTGAALLSAAVFKRGLLRGTSLPFYLELPPYRLPRPSDIALGVWDRAKLFLRRAGTIILAVSVVLWFLLNLPRRPADPDLSVVENQRMVLEGSYAASAGRLLEPVFAPMDFDWRINVGLVASQAAREVMVATLAQIYAQEDQDGEGLGVLLAGSGEAGSAPLLSRASALALLVYFAFAMQCMSTLAVIRRETGGWRWPVFTFAYMNGLAWLSAWLTFVVATAAGA; encoded by the coding sequence GTGACGACGCTGGTCCGTTTGCGGCCGACCGCGCCGCCGAAGCGGCCCGGGCGTGTCGCGATCCTGGGAGCGCCGAACTCGGGCAAGACGACCCTGTTCAACGCCCTCACCGGGCATCGGGCCAAGGCGGGGAACTACCCGGGCGTTACGGTCGACCGTCGCGAGGGCGATCTTCAGCGGAGGTTCGGCGCCGACGATGTCCGGCTGGTCGACCTGCCCGGCGTCTATAGCCTCCAGCCTCAATCGGAAGACGAGACGGTCGCGGTCCGGGTGCTCGAGGGTGGCTTCGGCGAGCCGGCCCCGGACGGCGTCGTGGTCGTCGTGGACGCCACGACGATCGAACGGGGTTTGCCGCTGCTGGCCGAAGCAGCCGCCCTGGGCCTGCCGGTCTGTGTCGCCCTGACGATGATCGACGAACTGAAGGCGCGGCACGGCGAGATCGATCCGGCGGAACTCGAACAGGAACTCGGCGTGCCGGTGCTTGGAGTGGTCGGCAACCGCGGCCTCGGTATCGACGATCTCGGCGCGCTGGTCAGCGCACCCTGGGACTGGACCGGGAGCCCCAGCCTGTCCCAGGGCGCGGAGGCGAAAACGCCGGAGGACCGGTTCGCCTGGGCGCGCACGATCCTGGGCGCCTGCCGCCGGCAGGCTCCGGAGCCGAATCGCTGGACTCGGCGGCTGGACCGCTTCCTGCTTCATCCGGTCATCGGTTCCGCCGTCTTTCTGACCTTCGTGGCGTTCTTCTTCCAGGCCATCTTCACTTGGGCCACGCCTGCCATGGACTTCCTGTCCGGGCTCATGGATGGCCTCGCCGACCAGGTCCTGGTGGCGTTGCCGGACACCGCGGTCACCCGCCTCGTGGCCGACGGCGTGATCCGCGGAGTCGGCGCGGTGATCGTCTTCCTGCCTCAGATCGTGCTCCTCTTCACGGTCATCCTGTTCCTGGAGGCTTGCGGCTACATGGCCCGGGCCGCGTTCGTCGTGGACCGCGTGATGGGCTGGGTCGGGCTGGAGGGCCGCTGCTTCATCGCTCTGCTTTCCTCCTACGCTTGTGCCGTGCCCGGCATCATGGCGACCCGAACGATCCCGTCGCCACGCGATCGACTGACCACGATCCTCGTTGCTCCGTTCGCGACCTGCTCGGCCCGGCTGCCCGTTTACCTTCTGCTGATCGCCGCGTTCATTCCTGCCGATCCGGTCCTTGGTCCCTTTACCTGGCAGGGACTGACGCTGATGGGCCTCTACTTCCTGGGGACCGGCGCCGCGTTGCTCTCGGCGGCCGTGTTCAAGCGCGGTCTCCTGCGCGGCACCTCTCTGCCGTTCTACCTGGAACTGCCGCCGTACCGGTTACCGCGACCCAGCGACATCGCCCTCGGCGTCTGGGACCGGGCGAAGCTGTTCCTGCGCCGCGCGGGCACGATCATCCTCGCCGTCAGCGTCGTTCTCTGGTTTCTGCTCAACCTGCCGCGGCGTCCGGCTGACCCTGACCTCTCCGTCGTCGAGAACCAGCGGATGGTTCTCGAAGGCAGCTACGCGGCCTCCGCCGGCCGGCTGCTGGAACCCGTCTTCGCGCCCATGGATTTCGACTGGCGGATCAATGTCGGCCTGGTCGCTTCCCAGGCCGCCCGCGAGGTGATGGTTGCCACCCTCGCCCAGATCTACGCCCAGGAAGACCAGGACGGGGAGGGCCTCGGCGTCCTGCTCGCCGGCAGCGGAGAGGCCGGCAGCGCGCCGCTCCTGTCCCGGGCTTCGGCGCTCGCCCTCCTCGTCTACTTCGCCTTCGCGATGCAGTGCATGTCGACGCTGGCCGTGATCCGGCGCGAGACCGGGGGCTGGCGATGGCCCGTCTTCACGTTCGCCTACATGAACGGCCTGGCCTGGCTGAGCGCCTGGCTGACCTTCGTCGTCGCCACGGCAGCCGGCGCCTAG
- the cysS gene encoding cysteine--tRNA ligase produces the protein MVPVKLYNSLGRRLEEFEPLEPGHVRLYTCGPTVYDRVHIGNLRTFVFEDVLRRTLRFFGYRVTQAMNLTDVEDKIIAAAISAGVDIGDFTRPHVESFFEDLSALRIEPVEHYPRATAHVDEMIAMIEQLLEAGYAYRADDSVFFRIAADDDYGKLSGIDVEQVRRGERVQSDEYGKEDARDFVLWKGAKEGEPEWASPWGPGRPGWHIECSAMSQKYLGTTFDIHCGGVDNLFPHHENEIAQSESANGNPLARYWLHSEHLTVDGEKMSKSLGNCHTLGDLQGRGLRFRSIRYLLISVHYRQQLDFTFAKVAEAERALKRIDDMRFRLAHEAEQAADTAPIEARAAAFEEAFASALADDLNTSAALGAVFRFVHEVNGMIDRGLPAGARPRVESALQRADDVLGVLDAAAWAGESGSASGDGDRGLSDEEVEKLVRARSDARAARDFAAADQLREGLAAAGVVVEDTPDGSRWKRS, from the coding sequence ATGGTACCGGTGAAGCTCTACAACTCTCTCGGGCGAAGGCTGGAAGAATTCGAGCCGCTCGAACCCGGTCACGTTCGCCTCTACACCTGCGGTCCGACCGTCTACGACCGCGTCCACATCGGCAACCTGCGCACGTTCGTCTTCGAGGACGTGCTGCGAAGAACCCTCAGGTTCTTCGGCTACCGCGTCACCCAGGCGATGAACCTGACCGACGTCGAGGACAAGATCATCGCCGCGGCGATTTCTGCCGGCGTCGACATCGGCGACTTCACCCGACCCCATGTGGAATCGTTCTTCGAGGACCTGTCCGCGCTTCGGATCGAGCCGGTGGAGCACTACCCGCGGGCCACGGCCCACGTCGACGAGATGATCGCGATGATCGAGCAGCTCCTGGAGGCGGGATACGCGTATCGGGCCGACGATTCGGTGTTCTTCCGCATCGCCGCCGACGACGACTACGGCAAGTTGTCCGGAATCGACGTCGAACAGGTGCGGCGAGGCGAGCGCGTGCAGAGCGACGAGTACGGCAAGGAGGACGCGCGCGACTTCGTTCTGTGGAAGGGCGCCAAGGAAGGTGAGCCGGAGTGGGCGTCGCCGTGGGGCCCCGGTCGGCCAGGATGGCACATCGAGTGCTCGGCGATGAGCCAGAAGTACCTGGGCACCACCTTCGACATCCACTGCGGAGGTGTCGACAACCTGTTTCCGCATCACGAGAACGAGATCGCCCAGAGCGAATCGGCGAACGGCAACCCGCTGGCGCGGTACTGGCTCCACTCCGAGCACCTGACCGTCGACGGCGAGAAGATGTCCAAGTCTCTCGGCAACTGCCACACCCTTGGCGATCTTCAGGGCAGGGGGCTACGGTTCCGTTCCATCCGCTACCTGCTGATCTCGGTGCACTACCGCCAACAGCTCGACTTCACGTTCGCCAAGGTGGCGGAGGCGGAGCGAGCACTGAAACGGATCGACGACATGCGGTTCCGGCTCGCCCACGAGGCGGAACAGGCCGCTGATACAGCGCCCATCGAGGCCCGCGCGGCGGCGTTCGAGGAGGCCTTCGCTTCCGCCCTCGCCGACGACCTGAACACATCCGCCGCCCTCGGTGCGGTGTTCCGGTTCGTGCACGAAGTGAACGGGATGATCGACCGGGGGCTGCCGGCCGGTGCCAGGCCTCGGGTGGAGAGCGCGTTGCAGCGAGCCGACGACGTGCTTGGGGTGCTGGACGCAGCGGCCTGGGCGGGGGAGTCCGGTTCGGCGTCGGGAGACGGGGACCGCGGCCTGAGCGATGAGGAAGTGGAGAAGCTGGTGCGGGCCAGGAGCGACGCGAGGGCGGCGCGGGACTTCGCGGCTGCCGACCAGCTCCGCGAGGGACTGGCGGCCGCCGGGGTGGTGGTGGAGGACACGCCGGACGGTAGTCGCTGGAAGCGGTCCTGA
- a CDS encoding YraN family protein — protein MSDAGEEREPRLSGAEAEQAAADLLRRNGHRILARNVATAAGELDLVTMDGDTLCFVEVKARFDPRFGGAAAAVDRRKRRRLVRAAEAFLSAPERTPLRLGPCRFDVVAATWQPELGEWRFTHYRDAFTVDDTGRRSWL, from the coding sequence ATGAGCGACGCCGGAGAGGAGCGCGAGCCGCGCCTGAGCGGTGCGGAGGCGGAGCAGGCCGCGGCGGACCTGCTCCGGCGGAACGGGCACCGGATCCTGGCGCGAAACGTCGCCACCGCGGCTGGCGAACTGGACCTGGTTACGATGGACGGAGACACGCTCTGCTTCGTCGAGGTCAAGGCCCGGTTCGACCCGCGCTTCGGCGGTGCGGCGGCGGCGGTTGACCGGCGAAAGCGGCGCCGCCTCGTGCGCGCGGCCGAGGCCTTCCTGAGCGCCCCGGAACGGACGCCGTTGCGGCTCGGTCCGTGCCGTTTCGACGTCGTGGCGGCGACCTGGCAGCCGGAGCTCGGAGAGTGGCGGTTCACGCACTATCGCGATGCGTTCACCGTCGACGACACGGGCCGGCGAAGCTGGCTGTAG
- a CDS encoding phosphoribosylaminoimidazolesuccinocarboxamide synthase, translating into MNALEGLPAPRRGKVRDIYDLGDLLLLVASDRVSAYDFVLSPEIPDKGKVLNQLTNFWFDRLGDTIPNHLVEVDVGRYPADLRRYADRLEGRSVLVRKAEVVPYECVARGYLAGSAFKEYQETGRACGHDLPAGMRRAEELDQPIFTPATKAEEGHDENIDYDTLVDGVGAEMAATLRRITLELFSRGRELAAQRGIILADTKFEFGLVDGQLLLIDEVLTPDSSRYWDAAAWSPGTEPVSYDKQPVRDWVAGTGWDKASPPPELTPEVVRETRERYLDAFRRITGRDPLL; encoded by the coding sequence ATGAACGCTCTCGAAGGGCTTCCGGCTCCCCGCCGCGGCAAGGTCCGCGACATCTACGACCTGGGCGACCTGTTGCTGCTCGTGGCCAGCGACCGCGTGTCCGCCTACGACTTCGTGCTCTCGCCGGAGATTCCGGACAAGGGCAAGGTGCTCAACCAGTTGACGAACTTCTGGTTCGATCGGCTGGGCGACACGATTCCCAATCATCTGGTCGAGGTCGACGTAGGCCGCTATCCGGCCGATCTGCGGCGGTACGCGGACCGCCTTGAAGGGCGCTCCGTGCTCGTACGCAAGGCGGAAGTGGTTCCCTACGAGTGCGTAGCGCGCGGCTATCTTGCGGGGAGCGCCTTCAAGGAGTACCAGGAGACCGGCCGGGCCTGTGGCCACGACCTGCCGGCGGGCATGCGACGGGCGGAGGAGCTGGACCAGCCGATCTTCACGCCGGCCACCAAGGCGGAAGAAGGGCACGACGAGAACATCGACTACGACACCCTGGTCGACGGCGTAGGCGCCGAGATGGCGGCGACGCTCCGCCGGATCACCCTCGAGCTGTTCAGCCGCGGCCGCGAACTTGCAGCGCAGCGCGGCATCATCCTGGCGGACACGAAGTTCGAGTTCGGACTCGTCGACGGGCAACTGCTGCTGATCGACGAGGTTCTGACGCCGGACTCGTCGCGCTACTGGGACGCCGCGGCCTGGTCGCCGGGCACCGAGCCGGTGTCCTACGACAAGCAGCCGGTCCGCGACTGGGTCGCCGGAACGGGCTGGGACAAGGCCTCCCCGCCGCCGGAACTGACTCCCGAGGTCGTCCGGGAGACCCGGGAGCGCTATCTCGACGCGTTCCGGCGGATCACCGGCCGCGACCCCCTTCTCTAG
- a CDS encoding SulP family inorganic anion transporter, whose translation MRYDIQTFRGDLFGALTSTVVALPVALALGVASGMGAVAGLHGAIAVGFFAAVFGGTRSQISGPTAPMTVAMTVIITTHASNLTEALTVVVLGGLLQLLLGLAKIGRYVIYTPYVVVSGFMSGIGIIVILIQILPILGSSPAPGGPTGAIRAIPEAVGAVNLNALAVGLLTLAVGVLWPKRLAKYLPGPLLALIVGTLLGVFWLGGAPVLGDVPAGLPSLKIGIPAAGFLVQALQPALILALLGSVDSLLTSLVADSLTGTRHNPNRELVGQGIGNMVSGMLGGLPGAGATMGTVVNIRAGGSTPVSGALRATFLLLLAVGLGPVVEPVPHAVLAAIMMKVGWDIIDWPLVARVHRIRREHLFVMLLTLGLTVLVDLVTAVAVGLIAAGMAHARRLERLELDSVVSVPLLDRTFFAEEHGPPAADRYSARVGLVALKGTLTVASSNKLVGVIGGDIKDHEVVIFDFSEAVHLDDSAAMLIRRLFEVASAERTEVVVAGLSGSVARTLHTLDILRGIPEDRLTPGLEEARAVAHDLLNGPSGTG comes from the coding sequence GTGCGTTACGACATCCAGACCTTCCGCGGAGATCTGTTCGGCGCGCTGACCTCGACGGTCGTCGCGCTGCCTGTGGCACTGGCCCTGGGGGTCGCGTCGGGGATGGGAGCGGTGGCGGGTCTGCACGGGGCGATCGCCGTCGGCTTCTTTGCCGCGGTGTTTGGCGGAACGCGGTCCCAGATCTCCGGCCCGACGGCGCCGATGACCGTCGCGATGACGGTGATCATCACGACCCACGCGTCGAATCTGACCGAGGCGTTGACCGTCGTCGTCCTCGGGGGCCTGCTCCAGTTGCTCCTCGGACTGGCGAAGATCGGTCGCTACGTGATCTACACGCCCTATGTCGTCGTGTCCGGCTTCATGTCGGGCATCGGGATCATCGTCATCCTGATCCAGATTCTGCCGATCCTCGGCTCGTCACCGGCGCCCGGGGGGCCGACGGGTGCGATCCGGGCCATCCCGGAAGCGGTGGGGGCGGTGAACCTGAACGCGCTGGCGGTGGGACTACTTACCCTGGCCGTCGGCGTGCTCTGGCCGAAGCGGCTGGCGAAGTACCTGCCCGGACCGTTGCTCGCGCTGATCGTGGGCACGCTCCTGGGTGTGTTCTGGCTGGGTGGCGCGCCGGTCCTTGGCGATGTGCCGGCGGGGCTTCCATCCCTGAAGATCGGGATTCCGGCCGCGGGTTTCCTGGTCCAGGCGCTGCAGCCCGCGCTGATTCTCGCGCTCCTGGGCTCCGTCGACAGTCTGCTGACGTCGCTCGTGGCGGACTCGCTGACCGGCACCCGTCACAATCCGAATCGCGAGTTGGTGGGGCAGGGCATCGGCAACATGGTCTCGGGAATGCTGGGCGGCCTGCCGGGCGCCGGCGCCACGATGGGTACGGTGGTCAACATCCGGGCAGGCGGATCGACGCCGGTGTCCGGGGCGTTGCGTGCGACGTTCCTGCTGCTGCTCGCGGTGGGCCTCGGACCGGTCGTGGAACCGGTTCCACACGCGGTGCTGGCCGCCATCATGATGAAGGTTGGCTGGGACATCATCGACTGGCCGCTCGTCGCCCGCGTCCACCGGATTCGCCGCGAACACCTGTTCGTCATGCTCCTGACGTTGGGACTGACGGTGCTGGTCGATCTGGTGACGGCGGTTGCGGTCGGCCTGATCGCGGCCGGTATGGCGCATGCCCGGCGGCTGGAGCGTCTCGAACTGGACAGCGTCGTTTCCGTTCCGCTGCTCGACCGCACATTCTTCGCCGAGGAGCACGGACCACCAGCGGCGGATCGGTACTCGGCACGCGTCGGCCTCGTCGCGCTCAAGGGAACGCTCACCGTGGCCTCCTCGAACAAGCTGGTGGGTGTGATCGGTGGAGACATCAAGGACCACGAAGTCGTCATCTTCGACTTTTCGGAAGCCGTGCATCTCGACGACAGCGCGGCCATGCTGATCCGGCGCCTGTTCGAAGTGGCCTCGGCGGAGCGAACGGAAGTAGTGGTCGCCGGTTTGTCCGGCTCGGTCGCCAGGACACTCCACACGCTCGACATCCTTCGAGGCATCCCGGAGGACCGTCTGACACCGGGCCTGGAGGAGGCGCGAGCCGTTGCCCACGATCTGCTCAATGGTCCTTCCGGCACGGGATAG
- the dnaB gene encoding replicative DNA helicase, translating to MRGPVEETHSLPHSEESERAVLAAILLDADRHLAATATRLKPDDYYFERHRLLYEAMLALQESDRPIDLRTVQARLEQRDQFDAAGGVAYLATLEVDLPDLGRVDSYVEIIKERALRRRLIDACTTIYRTALDGGLEAKDALGRAEQAVMELSEEAVSRTFAPFDQVVRETVERLEQRSSNDFPGLRTGFVDFDRLTHGLQPGNLIIIAGRPGMGKTSLALNIATHVAHEEKKGAGFFSLEMNEQEIAMRVLCSTTDIPFHRLRGGRLGARDWSRLHEAVEAGRDSSLFIDDSANPSLLEVASKARRLKAQHGLALLVVDYLQLMNAGGRYENRNLEIGAITRGLKQLAKELDVPVVALSQLSRLPERRGKDHRPQLADLRESGNIEQDADIVVFVYREEMYERDDPDVQGMAQLIIAKHRNGETGSIDLVFIGDTTTFRNYDSHHTPPEGPP from the coding sequence GTGCGCGGCCCGGTCGAGGAGACTCACAGCCTGCCGCACAGCGAAGAGTCGGAGCGCGCTGTGCTGGCCGCGATCCTGCTCGACGCCGACCGGCATCTGGCGGCTACCGCGACGCGCCTGAAGCCGGACGACTACTACTTCGAGAGACATCGGCTCCTGTACGAGGCGATGCTCGCGCTCCAGGAATCGGATCGCCCGATCGACCTGCGGACCGTGCAGGCGCGGCTGGAACAGCGGGACCAGTTCGACGCCGCCGGCGGCGTCGCGTACCTGGCCACGCTGGAAGTGGATCTGCCGGACCTCGGCCGTGTCGACTCCTACGTCGAGATCATCAAGGAACGGGCGCTGCGCAGGCGACTGATCGACGCCTGTACGACGATCTACCGAACGGCGCTCGACGGCGGTCTCGAGGCGAAGGATGCCCTCGGCCGTGCAGAGCAGGCCGTGATGGAGCTGAGCGAGGAGGCGGTATCGCGCACCTTCGCGCCATTCGACCAGGTGGTCCGCGAGACGGTGGAGCGGCTTGAACAGCGCTCGTCGAACGACTTTCCCGGGTTGCGTACGGGATTCGTCGACTTCGACCGGCTGACGCACGGTCTCCAGCCGGGCAACCTGATCATCATCGCCGGCCGGCCGGGGATGGGGAAGACGAGCCTGGCCCTCAACATCGCCACACACGTTGCGCACGAGGAAAAGAAGGGAGCCGGCTTCTTCTCGCTCGAGATGAACGAGCAGGAGATCGCCATGCGGGTGCTGTGCTCCACGACCGACATCCCCTTCCACAGGTTGCGCGGCGGTCGGCTCGGCGCGCGCGACTGGAGCCGCCTGCACGAGGCGGTGGAGGCCGGCCGGGACTCGAGTCTGTTCATCGACGATTCCGCCAATCCATCGCTACTCGAGGTCGCCTCCAAGGCGCGCAGGCTGAAGGCGCAGCACGGCCTCGCACTGCTGGTCGTGGACTACCTCCAGTTGATGAACGCCGGGGGCAGGTACGAGAACCGGAACCTGGAGATCGGAGCGATCACACGCGGCCTGAAACAACTGGCCAAGGAGCTGGATGTGCCGGTCGTGGCGCTGTCCCAGCTCTCGCGGCTTCCGGAGCGCCGGGGCAAGGACCACCGGCCCCAGCTCGCGGATCTCCGGGAGTCGGGCAACATCGAGCAGGACGCCGACATCGTCGTCTTCGTCTACCGGGAAGAGATGTACGAGCGGGACGATCCCGATGTGCAGGGCATGGCGCAGTTGATCATCGCCAAGCACCGGAACGGGGAAACGGGGAGCATAGATCTGGTCTTCATCGGCGACACGACGACGTTTCGCAACTACGACAGCCATCACACGCCGCCCGAGGGGCCGCCCTGA